In Verrucomicrobiota bacterium, one genomic interval encodes:
- a CDS encoding diacylglycerol kinase family lipid kinase, which produces MNKQKVVVIFNPAAKGEKARSVENTLRSIVRGAALWPTNGPGQGMRLAEQAVHDGHEVVIAAGGDGTVNEVVNGIAGWPVTLGILPIGTMNVFAYELGLPLEQIRKCWEVIEDGHVAEIDLARANDQFFVQLAGVGLDARAVEATDVTIRRTIGPLSYVLAALQIISSPPPRLQIACADGRQFEASFALIGNGRHYGGPFSVFSQAQNNDGRLDLLMFRNQGYLDIFRYLQGILAGKPEQMPDVEYLQVPALSVVSDQDTPVEVDGEVSLRTPVRFELAAKRLRVLVPRRSPRPAGR; this is translated from the coding sequence ATGAACAAGCAGAAGGTTGTCGTGATTTTCAACCCCGCTGCCAAGGGTGAGAAGGCGCGTTCGGTCGAAAACACGCTCAGATCGATCGTACGCGGTGCCGCCCTTTGGCCGACCAACGGTCCGGGGCAGGGTATGCGGCTGGCCGAACAAGCGGTTCACGACGGCCACGAAGTGGTGATCGCAGCCGGCGGCGATGGCACCGTCAACGAAGTCGTCAACGGCATCGCTGGATGGCCCGTCACGCTCGGCATCCTGCCGATCGGGACGATGAACGTGTTTGCGTACGAGTTGGGGCTGCCGCTTGAACAGATCCGGAAATGCTGGGAGGTGATTGAGGACGGTCATGTGGCCGAGATCGATCTGGCACGCGCCAATGATCAGTTTTTCGTGCAGTTGGCCGGCGTCGGCCTGGATGCACGGGCGGTCGAGGCCACCGATGTCACCATCCGCCGTACCATCGGTCCGTTAAGCTACGTCCTCGCGGCGTTGCAGATCATCAGCAGCCCGCCCCCGCGGCTTCAGATCGCGTGTGCGGATGGCCGGCAGTTCGAGGCCTCGTTCGCACTCATCGGCAACGGCCGCCATTACGGCGGGCCGTTTTCCGTTTTTTCCCAGGCCCAAAACAACGATGGCCGGCTCGATCTCTTGATGTTTCGAAACCAGGGTTACCTGGACATCTTCCGGTATCTCCAAGGCATTCTGGCCGGTAAACCTGAACAAATGCCCGACGTCGAGTATTTGCAGGTGCCCGCGCTCTCCGTCGTCAGCGATCAGGATACTCCCGTCGAAGTCGATGGCGAGGTTTCACTCCGGACCCCGGTCCGTTTCGAACTGGCGGCCAAACGATTACGGGTGCTCGTTCCCCGCCGCAGCCCGCGGCCCGCCGGCCGCTGA